The Trichoderma breve strain T069 chromosome 2, whole genome shotgun sequence DNA segment TGTCTGCTGTCTCATACAGCAAAGTCGTAGTTAGCAGAAAAGACTCAAATGGAACTGTTCGAGGGAATGGTGTGTAGACAACATTTAGCATTCGGCTATATTAGATATAAGTTCATCATGAGACTAAAATACCACGAGATAGGAGCCTAATATCACGTAAGATTGCGAACCGTTATGTCGACTATTGATTTCATCTGTAGCAATATGGAGTACTACGTCGTAAGTGATTAGGTGATTAGTATTCATGCGTAAAGAATCCCCGCAAATGAACAAATTCTTCGGAAGCCGGCATCCTTTAGAACAGGATCAAGGCAGCGAACTCCGAAATTTGCCTCTAAGAGTTGACTAATGTGCAGGGGTAATACTGTATGGGTCAGGGTCAACTGGAGAAGTAATGTGAGGCTCACTTTCAACGCATCATCGGTGTGTCATTTTTCTCAGTTAGGGGAACGAGGGAATAGCGATATCTTTGCTAGTTAGCCTCATCTATAGAAGAATCGAGGATTATGGGCAGTAAGCCTGGACCAGTTCCTCGATAGTCATGTAGATCTTATAAGCCTtgttattataataactatCTTGTATTCTTATTTACTCACAGACTTCAATGTCTTAAAGAGTTGTGCGTATGACATTTGACCTAAAAATATTGCCACTTGAATAGGACAGTGTAATGCGCAAATTAGAGCTCGAGGACAGTTACGAAACACAATTGTAATTTATTCATTGCCCTGTGATTACATAGAGGAGGTGTGTATTAACTTCGACCCTGAATTTTGTTAGCTTAACAATGCCCGGCTCCACTCCATATATGCTACTATTCCCCCGAGTAATAAATATTGTTTGATACACTCGGCGAGGATTTGTGCTTATTGCGAACTTTCAATCCCGTACTACCATGAAGGCAACGCAACATAACACAGCCATGGTAGTTCCGACACTTATTGATCTTCAATGAAAGCTACAACTTATCTGAGTACTGCTTGCAACCTTAAACGTAATAGATGAACATAGACGTGAGAGAATAACAATAATCTCATTTAGCAGGAAGTATGTAGAACATAATATTCAGCTTGCTAAGCTACTGATCCATCAATTAGTCCAAGCTTGTTGACTAATAATGTCAAAGTCCATCAGAGATGGCTCGTTACTTGATCCAGGCTTCAGCCTGTATCTCAACCAACTGCTCCGCGAATGCCAATCCTGTAACACCCACTGCTGTCCATGTAGGAAGGACCTTGGGGATTCTCTTTTCCATAACAGCTGTCACATTTCCAAGCCCGGCAGCAATATCTCCCACGTGGTAGCTATTGATCGAAATTAGGTCTGCAAGTCCATTGCTAGAGCCAACAGCCTTTAGTGCCAAAGTCAGGCTATCGAAAGCATTGTTGACTTGAGTTGCGATATCCGTGACGAGCTCCCCAGTTTGAGGATCCCAGCCTCCCTGTCCCGAGATTTTTACATAGTTCCCAATGCGAACCGCTTGCGAATAATGAAACTCGGTGCTTAGGTTTTGTCCAAAGCCCGGAGTGCCTATGAAGATTGGACTTGCAGCGGCATCACCTGATGTGGGCTTGCTAGTCGCCAGGACGCAGGTAGCCAGCGATGAAATGATGAAAGACAGGATGGACATGACGATTCAGAGATGTAATTTAAAATTGGAGGATTGTATAGTCAACGTCGAGAGCCCATGAAGAATGAAACTTCTACATGGTGATTTCTGTTCTTTAATAGTTGGAGTATTGACCTGCTGTGGACGGGATGATGGAACAGTAAGCGGGAAAATGGTGTCTAACACTCTACTATCGTCATTCGTAGTCAGCGGGAATGCAAGGGGCAAAGCGAACGGTGACACGGGTGAGATTTGTGAAACAGTCTCCAATTGCTTACATTATTAGCAAATCTAGCAGGTTCCCTCCGTTTCCCATAAAGGTATTATAGCAAGATAGATAGATGTGCTGTTGGTGACGACTACCCCACTCCTACTTTCTTTCTAGCCCAAGCCTTAACATCCGGACATCCAACCGTGTTGCCTTATTATCCTCTCCAATCTCAAATACCCAGTCATCGAGGGACCTCTGCCCGTATAATGGCGCACCCAACCCAGCCCAGGCCATGAGGCATGGGTCCTCTAATTCTCCTGGCTTTGTTTCGTTGAAGAATGTCGCCCTGAAGCCTAGTCGAGATTCATAGGTCCCCGATCCGTTCGTATGTCGGCTTACCGTTTTCAACTGTGACGGGTATAATCGCCCTGCCTGCCCGGCTCCGTAAAGCCCAATTAGTGGGCTCTTAGGACCAACAATCTCCACTCCATGGCTGATCAGGCTGATAATCCCAAGTCCCGGGCGGCCCTTGTCTTCAACGACGATGACCGCTGAGCTGTTAGTGGCCTCATCAGCATACGTGCCGTTGAAGTTAACGATTGCCTCTTGGTTGGCCTGATCTTCAGCCGCTGGGAGGAATATATCGCCGAAGGCATTAAACAGTTTAGTGCGAGTGTCGGAGGCATTCGAATTGATCGTTCCACCAGCGAGCACGACCCAACCAAGGCTATGTTCTGGCGATAGCACTAGAGCTGCATGGTAGCTTCCCAAGTCGCCTTGTTTCGTGTAACACTGGACGATGCGATGGTCTGAAAATTCCAGGTTTCGAATCTCCCATGGACCACCAACTGCAGTGCTTATGTAGCCCGTTTGGATCAGTGGCTTGAGCCAACGGCGAGTTTGAGCTGGTGAGATGAGCGTAGACTCGAGTATTGCTCTGCCGGCTTTGACCATGTCATTGACGGAGCTGTACATAGATCCCGAGGGGGCTGTTTGCCCAAGGTTCAAATCCCAGCCGACCTCTGAGGCATTATTACCAGGGATGACTCCGCCAGATGACGGGGTCTCCTCAAAACTGCTGTTTTCCATGTTCAACGAATCAAATATGCTCTTTGTAACAGCGTACTTGACGCTTTTCCCCGTGATGGCCTCTTGAGCATAGCCAAGCAACGTAAAGGCAATATTGCTATAAGCAGGCGAATGTGCACTCGGAAAGGTGGGATGTTGCTTCAGAAGATAGAAAAATGTCTCTGTTCCGATCAGCGTCAGCGCTGTGTTATCTTCTTGGTGGACAAGAGGGCTTCCCTACCTTTGCGTGTGCAACGTCGCGTCACCCCGGGTACTCCACATACCGGTACTTCCATTTTATCAAGGACGGGAAATCCTAAGCCTTGGGCCTGGAATGAGGTAATCTCTGCTGATAAGTCGCCGTCGGTTGCTATACAcgttttttttatagttaGCCATTGATCTGATGGCAGCTGTAGCCATGCCTGACTTACCATCCCGAGCTATGCCTGCCGCCTGGCTGGCGAGCTCACCCAGAGTCACATCCTCCCATCTGACATGGTCAATGTCATCATACAATCTGTAACCCTGGGAACTGTTATAAGGAAAAGACAGGTTTGCAAGCTCAGGGACATATTTGGTGATGGGGTCGTTGAAGTAACGGTCACCGGCTTCGATAAGAAACGCCCATACGCTGAAAACTTTTGAGACGCTTCCAATGCGGAATATGGAGTCACCATTGACTTCTTTCACCCCAACGTTGATCGGAGGCGTGTAGTAGTGTTCATAGAGGGTTCTGTTCTCTTTGGTCGAGAAAAGGGACACACCCCAAGCCGTATCATGCGGTTGAAGATTAAGAGTTTCGTCCGTTAGAAGGCGTTCAAACTCGGCGATGGCACTTGAAAGCCTCTGGCTGCCTGACAGGTGTAATGGTTGTGGCCAACGAGGACCGGCTAGGACACAATCGTTGAACTGGTTGCCTGCAGCAACTATAGTTGCCGCGACTAATAATATGGCAGTAGAAAACATTATTAATGGGAAATATATTAGCGCTTgatggtttttttttataagATCTCCATTTCAGCATGTGGAATAGAGACAAGTTATATAGGTTTTTCACATGCAACTAGCGACCTCAATATACCAGACTCCTACCATACGTACCCGTATACACAGCCCGGAAACTCATGACGTCCAATTATAGTATGAATGGCTCGGATTTGCCCCGCCCCCTGACGGATTTGCCCCATCCTGTCCCGCGCTCTGACGTCGCACTCGGGGAGTCGTAAACCTAGCTTGAGGTCTGTACAGGCGGAGGGCCCTACAATACGAAAAATGAAGGATTCATGCGTGCATCCTTCGTCCAAGGCTACTccctgaagaagagatggtgGCAACTTCAGGGTCTGACGCTTGCAAGGATGGAACGAATGGAGGCAAGGGAATATGCATCCGGTAATGGATACAGGAACTCGTGTAAACGAAGACAACTTCGCCTCAATGGATACTGCTTCGGGCGAGAAGTTTCTCGGATAACATTTCGGATTGTATGATATATGGCGTTCGTTGGaattacatacatgtatttagCAGACCAACACAACACGCTCTTCAATAACACACCCAGCACAGCCCCGTTTAACTGCCTTTACTTTCCACGGTTCCAAGTTGCTCGAGTCCGGCCATGGCCTCGCAGGCTTCCCGCCAGGCGTTGTCGCCCTCTACTAACTGGCTTCTCAAGTACGCCCAAGTCATGCGCTGCACGGCTCCGAGCATTTCTGGGCTCTCGTCCTCAGTCTCTGCCACGTCCCAGCCATTGATGCCACCCAGCCCATGCTTTCCGCCCTTGACGATGAACAGTTCCTTTGGGCCCGGAGCTTGCGTGTAAGGATCCGCATGCCACTCTGCGCCGCAGTTCAGGTGAGGGCTTGTATCTTCGTCGCCGTAGACGACGAGAGCCGGTGTGATCATTCTGCTGAAGTCGGGGCCGTAGAAGGGggtcatggccttgagggtGACTTTGAGCTTTGCACCACCCTCCCCGGTTCCCCCAAGAATAACACCGGCCTTTATGCGGTCGTCGAAGAGGCGGACCGGAGGACCGTTGCCACGTGGGTCGGTGTTGTCCATACCGAGCAGCATAGAAGCAGTGAAAGCGCCGTAGGAGTACCCAGCCACGGCAATTTGGGTCTTTGCGAGACGTCCCTTGAGTGCTGGAACAGCTGTCTCGATGTCATCAAGGTGGTCAAGTACATGAACTAAATCTTCCGCATTAGACTGCCAGAACATTTCTTGTCCCGGCGGAGCGCTGCCAAGTCCGAGAAACCTGGACGACAGATGCGTGGGCTGGAGAACTACAAATCCATGGGCGCCCCAGAACTCGTACAATGGTGCGCAGGAGTTTAAAGACGACAGCCAGTTGCTTGGTCCATGACCATGAGAGAGTATTATGATAGGCAAGTTATCTCCTGTGACAGGGGCCGTTACTCGCAATTCGATATCAAGGCATCGCTTAGGCGTGGGGAGAACTATCGGACTGACAGACATGACTGCCACGGGCTTGTTGACGGGGATCTTGGCGGCAGCGCCAATGAGTTTGTGGTTGCCGAAATGCATCGCGAAGGCCGGGAGTCGTTGATGCCTATGGTATAGGCACAGGTCTGCGTATCTGTGCTTTAGTGGTCTTGGTCAACTGCACGCCAAACCGAACCAATGACCTACAAATTGTCTGGTGGTGACACTTTGGACTCTATTTTACATGAAATTTACACATATCAGCACGCCTTTACTTCATTATATAGTTCATGCCGGCGAGGCCACGAATCTGCTGCTGGACGGAGATAAGGTCTAAACTACGACACAGTCGGTAAACTCGAAAAGTCCAGTAGGCGGTTAACCCCGAGCAACACTTAGCAGTCACCATACTTCTAACCGGAGAATCGGTATGGACTTATAGGTCTCGCCAATGGAAAGATAGCGTGCAAACCAATTATGCCCCGGTCGTTAAGTTGACTTCCGGTTCCGATGTTGTAACATATTGAACTTGGCTTTGAGGTTCGACGGAGACATTAAGACAAAGGGTGACGTTTTTatagagatgagatgcatgGCCACTAAGATAGTAGTACATCCGATGGTTTATCTATATTCTTGAACCAATTTGCCACGCCTGAAGAGTAAGTGTGAGTATTGTTCAAAAATTCTCTTAACGTTGATGGTGGTAGATTTGGTTGATCAATATTCATCATCTTAGTATGCCAGGGGGGTCCGAAGTAGCACCTTATGCGGCCGACTTATCCAACTCGACCAGATACTCAAACAACTTCTCTGCCCCTGTAACAAACGATGCTGCGTCCATGGCCGCTGTAAATTCTTCTTTGCCCGTGCCTTTCCCATCTATACCCCATTTTCGGCCAAAAAAGCCTACAAAGTTGTCGTATGTCGTCTCTGGTTTCTCGCGGCAGAGACCACACATAACGCCCTTGAGTCCTTCATAATCAAAGCCAGCTCGAGGGAAAAGTTTCATAACCGCATGATACTCTTCCACAGTAATCACATCCTTAATGCCGCCAGGCGTGTACTTCGGTCCGAAAAAGTCCGCGCCAATACCCAGACTTGTTAGAGCCACCTCAGGCTCGGCCTCCGGCACGATAGTAAAGGTCGTATGGAGCGCAATTGCGTACCATGATTGTTGGATACGTCTCTCATTCCAGTCATCAGCAGCGGCTAAACTTCCTAGGTTGCTGCGAATAAAATCGCGTGCGATATTTGCTCCGTCCACCTCGAAGCGCTTGTGGGCTGAAAGGAGTTCTTTGGTCTTAGCCCAGCCCATATCGTGAAGAATACAGCTCAGTGTAACGAGTTCAAGGTCTGCATTGGCTAAATGAGGTAGCTTCTTTGCTAGGATTAAAGACCAGTATGCTGATCGTACGGCATGATTATGAACCAATGGAGTACAGTGCTGCTCAGAATACTTGAAGGCTGCTTCTGCAAGCGACGACCGTGGAAATACAATATTGATCTCAGGGATATCTGGAAGAGACGTAGTCGTCATTGTGAAGTTTTCGATCGAAAGAGTTTCTTGAGTTGGTTGAGTGGTATAGAGAATAAGGCCTTTGACAACTGTTGTCGAAAGAAGGGCGTTATTTATAAGCCACACAGTAGGAGGCAAATTATGTAAAATATCCGATTCAGATCGGATACTTGCCAGCGGCATTGATGCACTTGGTAGCTTAGAAATCACACCTAGGAGACGATTGTTTTATAATTGTTCAATACGTCAAGAATTAAGAAATTTCTAGTCGGAACCCAAGTGGGTGGTTATTGTCATTGTCATATCACGGACAGCCAACAACATGGCAACCGACAGTATAGGAACCAACAACATTAAtctgtgtgtatgtgtgCTATATAATTTAGCGCAACCTGTTACGCACTGTATATAGAAATTTAGCTACAATAATGAAATCTTCCGTGAGCATCCGCGATGAAAGACTATTTGATGAGAGAAGGGGCAAACCGTCCGCCACATTCTTTTGGCGGCACTCGATCTGCATTGTTGATGGACGATGCAAGTGGTTGTAGTATCCCAAGAAAACAATATTTTGACAaaatctttttctttttttaatatgTGCAGGATTAAGACTATATCAAGATAATATGAACAAAAGTGAAACCGCCGCCTATAGAGACAAGACCTGCTTATCTTCCGCCAGCCTGTCGCTTAACTGAGCCCTGTCTACATCCTGAATATTTACACACTGCTCAATTGCAAACACAGCAGCTGTCGCTGCGCTCTGCCCCATAATCATGTAAGTCGGCTCCATCCGAATAGCTGCGAAAGCAACATGCGTGCTGCTCATTGTAACTGGGTTCAAGAAATTGACCACATCGGAAGATTGTGGGATAATGCTGCCCAGCGGGATAGGGAAAGGCTGTGGAACTGGAGTATGGACCAATCCCTCATTGTAAACTTCTGAATCAATGACGATTCTCTCTGCTTCATGACAGTCAAGAGTATAGGACCCAAGGCCAATGACGCTGTCATCAGCAAACGTTTGAGGGGTCTGTACGTCGCCTTGTGTCATAGTAAAATTTCCTTGCATGCGTCTGGCTTCGCGAATGTAGATCTCATAAGGCCAGTTTCCGTTGGTGGTCCATTCG contains these protein-coding regions:
- a CDS encoding endoribonuclease l-PSP domain-containing protein yields the protein MSILSFIISSLATCVLATSKPTSGDAAASPIFIGTPGFGQNLSTEFHYSQAVRIGNYVKISGQGGWDPQTGELVTDIATQVNNAFDSLTLALKAVGSSNGLADLISINSYHVGDIAAGLGNVTAVMEKRIPKVLPTWTAVGVTGLAFAEQLVEIQAEAWIK
- a CDS encoding beta-lactamase domain-containing protein is translated as MFSTAILLVAATIVAAGNQFNDCVLAGPRWPQPLHLSGSQRLSSAIAEFERLLTDETLNLQPHDTAWGVSLFSTKENRTLYEHYYTPPINVGVKEVNGDSIFRIGSVSKVFSVWAFLIEAGDRYFNDPITKYVPELANLWEDVTLGELASQAAGIARDATDGDLSAEITSFQAQGLGFPVLDKMEVPVCGVPGVTRRCTRKETFFYLLKQHPTFPSAHSPAYSNIAFTLLGYAQEAITGKSVKYAVTKSIFDSLNMENSSFEETPSSGGVIPGNNASEVGWDLNLGQTAPSGSMYSSVNDMVKAGRAILESTLISPAQTRRWLKPLIQTGYISTAVGGPWEIRNLEFSDHRIVQCYTKQGDLGSYHAALVLSPEHSLGWVVLAGGTINSNASDTRTKLFNAFGDIFLPAAEDQANQEAIVNFNGTYADEATNSSAVIVVEDKGRPGLGIISLISHGVEIVGPKSPLIGLYGAGQAGRLYPSQLKTVSRHTNGSGTYESRLGFRATFFNETKPGELEDPCLMAWAGLGAPLYGQRSLDDWVFEIGEDNKATRLDVRMLRLGLERK